The DNA window ATCAAATACTGCGGTCATCACCAACGCCAGCACGCTCGGCAGAACGATGGGGTTCAGCGCGCCCACGATATCCAGGCTACCGATCAGCGAGTTGCCCTTATCGTCGCTCAGCGACGGCATAGCGAAAACACCGGAGAAGTGAACGTTAGGATCGAAAATCAGACCGATAATCGACACGCCGATAATCGTCAGCAGGATACCGCCCGGCACTTTGAGTTTTTCGAGGCCGATAATCACCGCCAGCCCCACCAGCGACATGATCACCGGGAAGCTGTCGAAATTACCCAACGCCACCGGCAGGCCGTCCAGCGGGTTTTTAATGACCAGACCAACGCCGTTGGCGGCGATCAGCAGCAGAAACAGTCCGATACCAATCCCCGTGCCGTGCGCAACGCCCTGCGGCAGATTACGCAAGATCCAGCTACGAATACCGGTTGCGGAAATCACGGTAAACAGCACGCCCATCAGGAACACGGCACCCAACGCTACCGGAATACTGATCTGTTGGCCCAACACCAGGCTAAAGGCGGTAAAGGCGGTCAGCGAGATGGCGCAGCCAATCGCCAGCGGCAGGTTCGCCCACAGCCCCATCACCAGCGAGCCGACGCCCGCTACCAGACAGGTGGAGACAAAGACCGCCGCCGGTGGGAAACCTGCTTTTCCGAGCATACCCGGCACGACGATGACGGAGTACACCATCGCCAGGAAGGTAGTAAGACCGGCAACGATTTCCTGACGCACGGTGCTGCCGCGAGCAGAAATTTTAAACCAGGCGTCCAATGAACCGCCGGTACGCGCTGAAGGCGTAGACATAGAAAACTTCCCCTGAGAATTTTTATCGTTCGTTTGGATGCGAGGTGGACCATCCACTGCCAGTTAAACGCGATCTCCTTGTGCTACATCGCAGCGCCAGGGGCTGTGAAAAGCAAACGTTTAACTCCGCGCATACAATACGGTGTGAAGAATGACTTTGCTCCCCCCTGTTTGCAGAGGAAATGATGAGCAAAATAAAAAGGCAAACGATTATCCAGCCTTTAGATGGGCCTTTTCAACTGAAGATTGCCGTATTTCGCTAAATTTCGCTTATGACGTTCAGGAAATAACCAGCCGATGCGCAAACGTTATCGTCCATGCGCAATCCGGTAACATTTTTGCATTGCACTGATAGCAACTTTTTCCAGTCATCGGCTTTAGTAATGCTTCACCCACCGGGTAAGGTAAAAGGACCACCGCGCTCAATCGCGCTCTGCCACGCCGGGCGCTGCTCTATGCGCTGTACCCACTGCGTCAGATGCGGTAAATCCTCCACGCCACCGCGCGCCAGCAGCGCCATTGCCGGAAAGCTCATCTGGATATCCGCCATACTCAGTTCGGCTCCGGCAAACCAGCGCTGGCGGGAAAGGTGCTCTTCAATAAAACAGGCGTGCGTTTCCACTTGCCGATCAAGCCAGGCTTTTTGTACGCCTTTGCCTAACGCATTGCCCAGAGTGCGCATGCCAAAAGGCACCGGCGGCTTGCCCAGACTGGCGAACACCAGTTTCATCAGCAGCAGCGGCATCAGCGAACCTTCGGCGTAATGCAGCCAAAAGCGGTATTGCAGTTTATCTTCTATCGACTGCGGCCTGAACCGCTGGGCGCTGTCATAGGTCTCCTGCAAATATTCCAGGATTGCGCCAGATTCCGCGAGGATGCAGCCGTTATCTTCCACCACCGGCGATTTACCTAGCGGATGAATATCTTTTAACTCCGCCGGGGCGAGCATATTTTTCCCCC is part of the Klebsiella huaxiensis genome and encodes:
- a CDS encoding NCS2 family permease, with the protein product MSTPSARTGGSLDAWFKISARGSTVRQEIVAGLTTFLAMVYSVIVVPGMLGKAGFPPAAVFVSTCLVAGVGSLVMGLWANLPLAIGCAISLTAFTAFSLVLGQQISIPVALGAVFLMGVLFTVISATGIRSWILRNLPQGVAHGTGIGIGLFLLLIAANGVGLVIKNPLDGLPVALGNFDSFPVIMSLVGLAVIIGLEKLKVPGGILLTIIGVSIIGLIFDPNVHFSGVFAMPSLSDDKGNSLIGSLDIVGALNPIVLPSVLALVMTAVFDATGTIRAVAGQANLLDKDGQIINGGKALTTDSLSSVFSGLVGAAPAAVYIESAAGTAAGGKTGLTAVTVGVLFLLILFLSPLSYLVPAYATAPALMYVGLLMLSNVAKIDFNDFVDAMAGLITAVFIVLTCNIVTGIMIGFASLVIGRLVSGEWRKLNLGTVIIAAALVIFYAGGWAI
- a CDS encoding glutathione S-transferase family protein produces the protein MLTVHHLNQSRSQRVLWALEELQLPYQIVSYQRGKNMLAPAELKDIHPLGKSPVVEDNGCILAESGAILEYLQETYDSAQRFRPQSIEDKLQYRFWLHYAEGSLMPLLLMKLVFASLGKPPVPFGMRTLGNALGKGVQKAWLDRQVETHACFIEEHLSRQRWFAGAELSMADIQMSFPAMALLARGGVEDLPHLTQWVQRIEQRPAWQSAIERGGPFTLPGG